One Cardiocondyla obscurior isolate alpha-2009 linkage group LG16, Cobs3.1, whole genome shotgun sequence genomic region harbors:
- the Nkcc gene encoding bumetanide-sensitive sodium-(potassium)-chloride cotransporter isoform X3, whose product MENRFQGKAPEDDVIGQLPQNNKRPSLSMGGLWDVVPRLDHYRLSRRAKRPSLSTLHEGNLIKDANAIETGQAGSVVGQQGHGGIKLGWIQGVLIPCLLNIWGVMLFLRLSWVVAQAGILQTIVIIGISAVVCVITTLSLSAISTNGEVKGGGIYFIISRSLGPEFGASVGIVFAFANAVAASMNTIGFCDSLNDLLKTNSLKIIDNSVNDVRIVGVIALIIMILICAVGMEWESKAQNFLIAIIIAAILDFLIGTIIGPQNEEQIAKGFIGFSADVFQNNLGPNYRYSEKNNQTFFSVFAIFFPSVTGIQAGANISGDLKDPASSIPMGTLLALLISMLSYVTFVFFAGAAAMRDASGFMNNTITNSTFPNNTVISDIDCIPNCPYGLHNSYAVMQLMSLWGPLIYAGCFAATLSTALTNLLSVPRLIQALGQDRIYPGLIYFSKGYGKSGEPYRGYILTFAVAALFLLIADLNAVAPLISNFYLASYALINFCTFHAALIRPLGWRPSFKYYNTWISLMGFILCVAIMFLIDWVTSLVTFVIIFALYLIVVYRKPDVNWGSSTQAQTFKTAISIVYRLNSIDEHVKNYAPKILALTGPPAARPALIHLANLITKNNSLLIAGEVFPTRLSYRLRSVRLNNGSFWLQQQRIKSFYHLVDDLSLERGAAALMQATGIGKLAPNVVLMGYKTHWSTCNHSDLQEYFNILHNAFDNKLAVAILRIAEGLDCSSITNGEDTNGDDDHGGLAQSSYNLSGNTLMHADSNISMCAQIPRVQSVPIIGSPFSTPDTTPVIGYSTIHWRAQENLKQKKKHAVDKLLERRNGGMASIPENVTVFQKKYKTGTIDVWWLYDDGGLTILLPYIISTRSNWKHCKMRIFALTNHKHDISAQEKEMVEIMNKARINYSSLKIVDDIGVELKEETRSFFDKLISDFRINDSSEDGECYITDNELQTLRDKTHRQLRLRELLLENSSQSTLVVMSLPMPRKGAVSAPLYMAWLETLTRDMPPTILVRGNHTSVLTFYS is encoded by the exons ATGGAGAATCGTTTTCAGGGCAAAGCACCGGAAGATGACGTAATTGGGCAATTaccgcaaaataataaaagaccCTCTTTGAGTATGGGTGGACTGTGGGACGTAGTTCCACGATTGGATCATTACAG ATTAAGCCGTCGTGCAAAAAGACCGTCTCTGAGCACGTTGCACGAAGGGAATCTTATAAAG GACGCGAATGCCATCGAGACCGGACAGGCCGGTAGCGTCGTCGGTCAGCAAGGTCACGGTGGAATAAAATTAGGATGGATCCAAGGCGTTCTTATACCGTGCTTGCTGAACATATGGGGCGTCATGCTGTTTCTGCGACTTTCGTGGGTAGTCGCGCAGGCCGGCATTCTGCAGACTATCGTCATTATCGGAATATCGGCGGTCGTCTGCGTCATTACGACGCTTAGCCTCAGCGCAATTAGCACTAATGGGGAAGTAAAGGGAG GTGGAATATATTTCATCATATCTCGTTCTCTCGGACCCGAGTTTGGAGCATCGGTTGGCATCGTGTTCGCATTTGCAAACGCTGTAGCGGCTTCTATGAACACGATCGGTTTCTGTGACTCTCTCAACGATTTGTTGAAGACGAATAGCCTAAAAATCATAGATAATAGCGTTAATGATGTTAGAATCGTTGGTGTAATAGCGCTCATTATTATGATACTGATCTGTGCGGTCGGCATGGAATGGGAGTCAAAG GCGCAGAACTTCCTCATAGCAATCATCATAGCCGCAATCCTCGATTTTTTAATCGGTACTATCATAGGGCCACAAAATGAAGAACAAATAGCGAAAGGCTTCATAGGATTCTCTG CGGATGTGTTTCAAAATAATCTCGGACCGAACTACCGGTACTCCGAGAAGAACAATCAAACTTTCTTCTCGGtgttcgcgatttttttcccGTCCGTTACCGGGATTCAAGCAGGCGCTAATATATCCGGCGACCTCAAAGATCCTGCGAGCAGCATACCTATGGGGACACTGCTCGCTCTGCTGATCTCTATGCTGAGTTACGTAACTTTCGTCTTCTTCGCCGGCGCCGCGGCTATGAGAGACGCAAGCGGCTTTATGAATAACACTATTACGAACAGCACTTTTCCGAACAATACCGTCATAAGCGACATTGATTGTATTCCCAACTGCCCGTATGGTCTGCACAACAGCTATGCG gttATGCAGTTAATGTCCTTGTGGGGTCCATTAATTTACGCCGGCTGCTTCGCCGCAACTTTGTCGACAGCGCTGACAAATTTGCTGTCGGTGCCGAGACTCATTCAAGCTTTGGGTCAAGATCGAATTTATCCCGGATTGATTTACTTCAGCAAAGGATATGGAAAATCCGGGGAGCCTTATCGAGGATACATCCTTACATTTGCCGTcgccgctctctttcttttaattg CCGATCTCAACGCGGTCGCACCGCTCATCTCTAACTTCTATTTAGCATCATACGCTTTAATCAACTTCTGCACCTTTCACGCGGCGTTGATTCGACCTCTCGGATGGCGGCCCagttttaaa tacTATAATACTTGGATCTCTCTGATGGGTTTTATCCTTTGTGTGGCAATTATGTTCCTTATCGATTGGGTGACTTCACTTGTTACCTTTGTCATTATCTTTGCCCTATATCTTATAGTAGTTTACCGTAAACCAGATGTTAATTGGGGTAGCAGCACTCAAGCGCAAACCTTCAAGACTGCAATTTCCATCGTCTACag gCTGAACTCCATCGATGAACACGTGAAGAACTATGCTCCTAAGATTTTGGCGCTGACTGGTCCACCTGCCGCGAGACCTGCGCTGATACACTTAGCCAATCTCATTACGAAGAATAATTCTCTGTTAATTGCCGGTGAAGTTTTTCCG ACGCGGCTGTCGTATCGATTACGCTCGGTGCGTTTAAATAATGGCTCATTTTGGTTGCAACAACAACGTATAAAATCGTTCTATCATTTGGTGGACGATTTGAGCCTGGAACGAGGCGCAGCTGCACTGATGCAGGCTACCGGGATAGGCAAGCTGGCTCCCAATGTGGTTCTCATGGGTTATAAAACTCACTGGTCAACGTGCAATCACAGTGATTTGCAAGAATACTTTAACATACTTCA CAATGCTTTTGATAACAAGTTGGCTGTGGCAATTTTGAGGATTGCCGAAGGCCTAGATTGCTCCAGCATCACTAACGGGGAAGATACAAATGGAGACGACGACCATGGAGGTCTCGCCCAGAGCAGTTATAATTTGTCGGGGAACACTCTAATGCACGCCGACAGTAATATTTCTATGTGCGCACAAATTCCCAGAGTGCAAAGCGTGCCGATaatag gTTCTCCATTTTCCACGCCCGATACAACACCTGTGATCGGTTATTCAACGATACATTGGAGAGCTCAAgagaatttaaaacaaaagaagaaacaCGCGGTTGATAAATTAct cgAAAGACGAAATGGCGGAATGGCTTCCATACCAGAAAATGTTACAGTCTTtcaaaagaaatacaaaacgGGAACCATCGACGTGTGGTGGTTGTACGACGATGGAG GTTTGACGATCCTTTTACCATATATAATCAGCACTCGCTCAAACTGGAAGCACTGTAAGATGAGAATATTCGCCCTGACTAATCACAAGCACGATATCAGCGCGCAAGAAAAAGA AATGGTTGAAATAATGAACAAAGCGCGAATTAACTACAGCAGCTTGAAGATAGTGGACGATATCGGCGTCGAGCTAAAGGAGGAGACGCGGTCTTTcttcgataaattaatatccgaTTTTCGAATAAACGACTCTTCCGAAGATGGCG aatgtTATATCACCGATAACGAACTACAAACATTACGAGATAAAACGCATCGGCAATTGCGATTGCGAGAATTATTATTGGAAAACTCGAGTCAGTCCACCTTGGTAGTTAt gTCCTTACCAAT
- the Nkcc gene encoding bumetanide-sensitive sodium-(potassium)-chloride cotransporter isoform X2 → MPSEKMENRFQGKAPEDDVIGQLPQNNKRPSLSMGGLWDVVPRLDHYRLSRRAKRPSLSTLHEGNLIKDANAIETGQAGSVVGQQGHGGIKLGWIQGVLIPCLLNIWGVMLFLRLSWVVAQAGILQTIVIIGISAVVCVITTLSLSAISTNGEVKGGGIYFIISRSLGPEFGASVGIVFAFANAVAASMNTIGFCDSLNDLLKTNSLKIIDNSVNDVRIVGVIALIIMILICAVGMEWESKAQNFLIAIIIAAILDFLIGTIIGPQNEEQIAKGFIGFSADVFQNNLGPNYRYSEKNNQTFFSVFAIFFPSVTGIQAGANISGDLKDPASSIPMGTLLALLISMLSYVTFVFFAGAAAMRDASGFMNNTITNSTFPNNTVISDIDCIPNCPYGLHNSYAVMQLMSLWGPLIYAGCFAATLSTALTNLLSVPRLIQALGQDRIYPGLIYFSKGYGKSGEPYRGYILTFAVAALFLLIADLNAVAPLISNFYLASYALINFCTFHAALIRPLGWRPSFKYYNTWISLMGFILCVAIMFLIDWVTSLVTFVIIFALYLIVVYRKPDVNWGSSTQAQTFKTAISIVYRLNSIDEHVKNYAPKILALTGPPAARPALIHLANLITKNNSLLIAGEVFPTRLSYRLRSVRLNNGSFWLQQQRIKSFYHLVDDLSLERGAAALMQATGIGKLAPNVVLMGYKTHWSTCNHSDLQEYFNILHNAFDNKLAVAILRIAEGLDCSSITNGEDTNGDDDHGGLAQSSYNLSGNTLMHADSNISMCAQIPRVQSVPIIGSPFSTPDTTPVIGYSTIHWRAQENLKQKKKHAVDKLLERRNGGMASIPENVTVFQKKYKTGTIDVWWLYDDGGLTILLPYIISTRSNWKHCKMRIFALTNHKHDISAQEKEMVEIMNKARINYSSLKIVDDIGVELKEETRSFFDKLISDFRINDSSEDGECYITDNELQTLRDKTHRQLRLRELLLENSSQSTLVVMSLPMPRKGAVSAPLYMAWLETLTRDMPPTILVRGNHTSVLTFYS, encoded by the exons ATGCCAAG tgaAAAGATGGAGAATCGTTTTCAGGGCAAAGCACCGGAAGATGACGTAATTGGGCAATTaccgcaaaataataaaagaccCTCTTTGAGTATGGGTGGACTGTGGGACGTAGTTCCACGATTGGATCATTACAG ATTAAGCCGTCGTGCAAAAAGACCGTCTCTGAGCACGTTGCACGAAGGGAATCTTATAAAG GACGCGAATGCCATCGAGACCGGACAGGCCGGTAGCGTCGTCGGTCAGCAAGGTCACGGTGGAATAAAATTAGGATGGATCCAAGGCGTTCTTATACCGTGCTTGCTGAACATATGGGGCGTCATGCTGTTTCTGCGACTTTCGTGGGTAGTCGCGCAGGCCGGCATTCTGCAGACTATCGTCATTATCGGAATATCGGCGGTCGTCTGCGTCATTACGACGCTTAGCCTCAGCGCAATTAGCACTAATGGGGAAGTAAAGGGAG GTGGAATATATTTCATCATATCTCGTTCTCTCGGACCCGAGTTTGGAGCATCGGTTGGCATCGTGTTCGCATTTGCAAACGCTGTAGCGGCTTCTATGAACACGATCGGTTTCTGTGACTCTCTCAACGATTTGTTGAAGACGAATAGCCTAAAAATCATAGATAATAGCGTTAATGATGTTAGAATCGTTGGTGTAATAGCGCTCATTATTATGATACTGATCTGTGCGGTCGGCATGGAATGGGAGTCAAAG GCGCAGAACTTCCTCATAGCAATCATCATAGCCGCAATCCTCGATTTTTTAATCGGTACTATCATAGGGCCACAAAATGAAGAACAAATAGCGAAAGGCTTCATAGGATTCTCTG CGGATGTGTTTCAAAATAATCTCGGACCGAACTACCGGTACTCCGAGAAGAACAATCAAACTTTCTTCTCGGtgttcgcgatttttttcccGTCCGTTACCGGGATTCAAGCAGGCGCTAATATATCCGGCGACCTCAAAGATCCTGCGAGCAGCATACCTATGGGGACACTGCTCGCTCTGCTGATCTCTATGCTGAGTTACGTAACTTTCGTCTTCTTCGCCGGCGCCGCGGCTATGAGAGACGCAAGCGGCTTTATGAATAACACTATTACGAACAGCACTTTTCCGAACAATACCGTCATAAGCGACATTGATTGTATTCCCAACTGCCCGTATGGTCTGCACAACAGCTATGCG gttATGCAGTTAATGTCCTTGTGGGGTCCATTAATTTACGCCGGCTGCTTCGCCGCAACTTTGTCGACAGCGCTGACAAATTTGCTGTCGGTGCCGAGACTCATTCAAGCTTTGGGTCAAGATCGAATTTATCCCGGATTGATTTACTTCAGCAAAGGATATGGAAAATCCGGGGAGCCTTATCGAGGATACATCCTTACATTTGCCGTcgccgctctctttcttttaattg CCGATCTCAACGCGGTCGCACCGCTCATCTCTAACTTCTATTTAGCATCATACGCTTTAATCAACTTCTGCACCTTTCACGCGGCGTTGATTCGACCTCTCGGATGGCGGCCCagttttaaa tacTATAATACTTGGATCTCTCTGATGGGTTTTATCCTTTGTGTGGCAATTATGTTCCTTATCGATTGGGTGACTTCACTTGTTACCTTTGTCATTATCTTTGCCCTATATCTTATAGTAGTTTACCGTAAACCAGATGTTAATTGGGGTAGCAGCACTCAAGCGCAAACCTTCAAGACTGCAATTTCCATCGTCTACag gCTGAACTCCATCGATGAACACGTGAAGAACTATGCTCCTAAGATTTTGGCGCTGACTGGTCCACCTGCCGCGAGACCTGCGCTGATACACTTAGCCAATCTCATTACGAAGAATAATTCTCTGTTAATTGCCGGTGAAGTTTTTCCG ACGCGGCTGTCGTATCGATTACGCTCGGTGCGTTTAAATAATGGCTCATTTTGGTTGCAACAACAACGTATAAAATCGTTCTATCATTTGGTGGACGATTTGAGCCTGGAACGAGGCGCAGCTGCACTGATGCAGGCTACCGGGATAGGCAAGCTGGCTCCCAATGTGGTTCTCATGGGTTATAAAACTCACTGGTCAACGTGCAATCACAGTGATTTGCAAGAATACTTTAACATACTTCA CAATGCTTTTGATAACAAGTTGGCTGTGGCAATTTTGAGGATTGCCGAAGGCCTAGATTGCTCCAGCATCACTAACGGGGAAGATACAAATGGAGACGACGACCATGGAGGTCTCGCCCAGAGCAGTTATAATTTGTCGGGGAACACTCTAATGCACGCCGACAGTAATATTTCTATGTGCGCACAAATTCCCAGAGTGCAAAGCGTGCCGATaatag gTTCTCCATTTTCCACGCCCGATACAACACCTGTGATCGGTTATTCAACGATACATTGGAGAGCTCAAgagaatttaaaacaaaagaagaaacaCGCGGTTGATAAATTAct cgAAAGACGAAATGGCGGAATGGCTTCCATACCAGAAAATGTTACAGTCTTtcaaaagaaatacaaaacgGGAACCATCGACGTGTGGTGGTTGTACGACGATGGAG GTTTGACGATCCTTTTACCATATATAATCAGCACTCGCTCAAACTGGAAGCACTGTAAGATGAGAATATTCGCCCTGACTAATCACAAGCACGATATCAGCGCGCAAGAAAAAGA AATGGTTGAAATAATGAACAAAGCGCGAATTAACTACAGCAGCTTGAAGATAGTGGACGATATCGGCGTCGAGCTAAAGGAGGAGACGCGGTCTTTcttcgataaattaatatccgaTTTTCGAATAAACGACTCTTCCGAAGATGGCG aatgtTATATCACCGATAACGAACTACAAACATTACGAGATAAAACGCATCGGCAATTGCGATTGCGAGAATTATTATTGGAAAACTCGAGTCAGTCCACCTTGGTAGTTAt gTCCTTACCAAT
- the Nkcc gene encoding bumetanide-sensitive sodium-(potassium)-chloride cotransporter isoform X1 gives MLKFFFSEKMENRFQGKAPEDDVIGQLPQNNKRPSLSMGGLWDVVPRLDHYRLSRRAKRPSLSTLHEGNLIKDANAIETGQAGSVVGQQGHGGIKLGWIQGVLIPCLLNIWGVMLFLRLSWVVAQAGILQTIVIIGISAVVCVITTLSLSAISTNGEVKGGGIYFIISRSLGPEFGASVGIVFAFANAVAASMNTIGFCDSLNDLLKTNSLKIIDNSVNDVRIVGVIALIIMILICAVGMEWESKAQNFLIAIIIAAILDFLIGTIIGPQNEEQIAKGFIGFSADVFQNNLGPNYRYSEKNNQTFFSVFAIFFPSVTGIQAGANISGDLKDPASSIPMGTLLALLISMLSYVTFVFFAGAAAMRDASGFMNNTITNSTFPNNTVISDIDCIPNCPYGLHNSYAVMQLMSLWGPLIYAGCFAATLSTALTNLLSVPRLIQALGQDRIYPGLIYFSKGYGKSGEPYRGYILTFAVAALFLLIADLNAVAPLISNFYLASYALINFCTFHAALIRPLGWRPSFKYYNTWISLMGFILCVAIMFLIDWVTSLVTFVIIFALYLIVVYRKPDVNWGSSTQAQTFKTAISIVYRLNSIDEHVKNYAPKILALTGPPAARPALIHLANLITKNNSLLIAGEVFPTRLSYRLRSVRLNNGSFWLQQQRIKSFYHLVDDLSLERGAAALMQATGIGKLAPNVVLMGYKTHWSTCNHSDLQEYFNILHNAFDNKLAVAILRIAEGLDCSSITNGEDTNGDDDHGGLAQSSYNLSGNTLMHADSNISMCAQIPRVQSVPIIGSPFSTPDTTPVIGYSTIHWRAQENLKQKKKHAVDKLLERRNGGMASIPENVTVFQKKYKTGTIDVWWLYDDGGLTILLPYIISTRSNWKHCKMRIFALTNHKHDISAQEKEMVEIMNKARINYSSLKIVDDIGVELKEETRSFFDKLISDFRINDSSEDGECYITDNELQTLRDKTHRQLRLRELLLENSSQSTLVVMSLPMPRKGAVSAPLYMAWLETLTRDMPPTILVRGNHTSVLTFYS, from the exons atgcttaaattttttttcagtgaAAAGATGGAGAATCGTTTTCAGGGCAAAGCACCGGAAGATGACGTAATTGGGCAATTaccgcaaaataataaaagaccCTCTTTGAGTATGGGTGGACTGTGGGACGTAGTTCCACGATTGGATCATTACAG ATTAAGCCGTCGTGCAAAAAGACCGTCTCTGAGCACGTTGCACGAAGGGAATCTTATAAAG GACGCGAATGCCATCGAGACCGGACAGGCCGGTAGCGTCGTCGGTCAGCAAGGTCACGGTGGAATAAAATTAGGATGGATCCAAGGCGTTCTTATACCGTGCTTGCTGAACATATGGGGCGTCATGCTGTTTCTGCGACTTTCGTGGGTAGTCGCGCAGGCCGGCATTCTGCAGACTATCGTCATTATCGGAATATCGGCGGTCGTCTGCGTCATTACGACGCTTAGCCTCAGCGCAATTAGCACTAATGGGGAAGTAAAGGGAG GTGGAATATATTTCATCATATCTCGTTCTCTCGGACCCGAGTTTGGAGCATCGGTTGGCATCGTGTTCGCATTTGCAAACGCTGTAGCGGCTTCTATGAACACGATCGGTTTCTGTGACTCTCTCAACGATTTGTTGAAGACGAATAGCCTAAAAATCATAGATAATAGCGTTAATGATGTTAGAATCGTTGGTGTAATAGCGCTCATTATTATGATACTGATCTGTGCGGTCGGCATGGAATGGGAGTCAAAG GCGCAGAACTTCCTCATAGCAATCATCATAGCCGCAATCCTCGATTTTTTAATCGGTACTATCATAGGGCCACAAAATGAAGAACAAATAGCGAAAGGCTTCATAGGATTCTCTG CGGATGTGTTTCAAAATAATCTCGGACCGAACTACCGGTACTCCGAGAAGAACAATCAAACTTTCTTCTCGGtgttcgcgatttttttcccGTCCGTTACCGGGATTCAAGCAGGCGCTAATATATCCGGCGACCTCAAAGATCCTGCGAGCAGCATACCTATGGGGACACTGCTCGCTCTGCTGATCTCTATGCTGAGTTACGTAACTTTCGTCTTCTTCGCCGGCGCCGCGGCTATGAGAGACGCAAGCGGCTTTATGAATAACACTATTACGAACAGCACTTTTCCGAACAATACCGTCATAAGCGACATTGATTGTATTCCCAACTGCCCGTATGGTCTGCACAACAGCTATGCG gttATGCAGTTAATGTCCTTGTGGGGTCCATTAATTTACGCCGGCTGCTTCGCCGCAACTTTGTCGACAGCGCTGACAAATTTGCTGTCGGTGCCGAGACTCATTCAAGCTTTGGGTCAAGATCGAATTTATCCCGGATTGATTTACTTCAGCAAAGGATATGGAAAATCCGGGGAGCCTTATCGAGGATACATCCTTACATTTGCCGTcgccgctctctttcttttaattg CCGATCTCAACGCGGTCGCACCGCTCATCTCTAACTTCTATTTAGCATCATACGCTTTAATCAACTTCTGCACCTTTCACGCGGCGTTGATTCGACCTCTCGGATGGCGGCCCagttttaaa tacTATAATACTTGGATCTCTCTGATGGGTTTTATCCTTTGTGTGGCAATTATGTTCCTTATCGATTGGGTGACTTCACTTGTTACCTTTGTCATTATCTTTGCCCTATATCTTATAGTAGTTTACCGTAAACCAGATGTTAATTGGGGTAGCAGCACTCAAGCGCAAACCTTCAAGACTGCAATTTCCATCGTCTACag gCTGAACTCCATCGATGAACACGTGAAGAACTATGCTCCTAAGATTTTGGCGCTGACTGGTCCACCTGCCGCGAGACCTGCGCTGATACACTTAGCCAATCTCATTACGAAGAATAATTCTCTGTTAATTGCCGGTGAAGTTTTTCCG ACGCGGCTGTCGTATCGATTACGCTCGGTGCGTTTAAATAATGGCTCATTTTGGTTGCAACAACAACGTATAAAATCGTTCTATCATTTGGTGGACGATTTGAGCCTGGAACGAGGCGCAGCTGCACTGATGCAGGCTACCGGGATAGGCAAGCTGGCTCCCAATGTGGTTCTCATGGGTTATAAAACTCACTGGTCAACGTGCAATCACAGTGATTTGCAAGAATACTTTAACATACTTCA CAATGCTTTTGATAACAAGTTGGCTGTGGCAATTTTGAGGATTGCCGAAGGCCTAGATTGCTCCAGCATCACTAACGGGGAAGATACAAATGGAGACGACGACCATGGAGGTCTCGCCCAGAGCAGTTATAATTTGTCGGGGAACACTCTAATGCACGCCGACAGTAATATTTCTATGTGCGCACAAATTCCCAGAGTGCAAAGCGTGCCGATaatag gTTCTCCATTTTCCACGCCCGATACAACACCTGTGATCGGTTATTCAACGATACATTGGAGAGCTCAAgagaatttaaaacaaaagaagaaacaCGCGGTTGATAAATTAct cgAAAGACGAAATGGCGGAATGGCTTCCATACCAGAAAATGTTACAGTCTTtcaaaagaaatacaaaacgGGAACCATCGACGTGTGGTGGTTGTACGACGATGGAG GTTTGACGATCCTTTTACCATATATAATCAGCACTCGCTCAAACTGGAAGCACTGTAAGATGAGAATATTCGCCCTGACTAATCACAAGCACGATATCAGCGCGCAAGAAAAAGA AATGGTTGAAATAATGAACAAAGCGCGAATTAACTACAGCAGCTTGAAGATAGTGGACGATATCGGCGTCGAGCTAAAGGAGGAGACGCGGTCTTTcttcgataaattaatatccgaTTTTCGAATAAACGACTCTTCCGAAGATGGCG aatgtTATATCACCGATAACGAACTACAAACATTACGAGATAAAACGCATCGGCAATTGCGATTGCGAGAATTATTATTGGAAAACTCGAGTCAGTCCACCTTGGTAGTTAt gTCCTTACCAAT